The window AACTTTTAACAGGTCGTCATCATGTATTACATATAAATTCGGATTTTCGCCTGCTTTGGCGATCTTCTGACTGTCATCTATCGTAACGACTACGCCCGGTCCGCGAAGGGCAACGATACCCGCACCCATTTTGATATTCTGAAGTTCTTTGCCGCCGCCCGCTTTTTGACGAAGCTCATGTACTTCTTCCAACAGGCCGTCGCGTTCTTGTTCTATTGCTTTTAATTGTGCCGACAAGTCCTCGATACGCTGATACGTGACGTCGGAACGTATCCCTTGCGTTGCACGGAACTGAACCGCCAACATGATACCCAACACCACACACACCAGCGCAATGGACAGTTGTCCCTTTCTCATTCGCATCATGTGGATCGTTATCTCCTTAATTTCATAACAGGCACAGTATAGTCGAGATGGATCGATTTTACTGCCAATCCGTCTTCGGTTATGGCACCGAGGAACTCATTCGTCAACGGTGCTTTTTCGGCCAGACGACCGATCGGTCCCAAGTCGATATAGATAGAATCGCTCGTATACGCATAAACGCGAGCAGGGTCTTTGATATTGATCTCGGATATCTGTTTGATGATATCATCAGACAAGCCCGACAGATAATCGGTAACTTGCTTAAGCTCTTCTGAGCTGACGACATCTCCGACATACAGATCGGATAACTGACACCCCGTCAAGACAGGGACATCCATACGATTCATACTTCTATGTACAGCAAGGACTGTTCCTTTTTTATCGATCTCCAAAAAGCCATATCCGCCCGCCGCATAAAAAAGCGGTGTACGTTCCGAAACGACCAATCGGATACGATCAGGAAATACGCGCGTCGCTTCCGCATGCTCGATACGAAGATCCTGCATCAATCGGTCGCACGTTCTGTCAAGGCCGATACTCAGTATATTGGCATCTTCGGCGATCCCCGTCATCTCGATGATCTCTTTGTCCGACAGACCTTGGTTGCCTTCCACTTCGATCTCTGCCAAACGGAAATATGACGAGCTGATAAAAATAATGAGCAGAATAAAGCATATCATCGCGCCCAATATCGAACGAAGCACGCCTTTGGGCATTTTGCTTTC is drawn from Selenomonadales bacterium and contains these coding sequences:
- a CDS encoding DUF881 domain-containing protein, whose amino-acid sequence is MMRMRKGQLSIALVCVVLGIMLAVQFRATQGIRSDVTYQRIEDLSAQLKAIEQERDGLLEEVHELRQKAGGGKELQNIKMGAGIVALRGPGVVVTIDDSQKIAKAGENPNLYVIHDDDLLKVINELRAAGAEAISVNGQRLIATSEIRCAGPTLSVNNTRYTPPYEILAIGDPKTLDNALKMRGGIVETLRFWGIQINISKSDNVVVPAYKSSFRFDHARAIESEEGGAR
- a CDS encoding FtsQ-type POTRA domain-containing protein, whose amino-acid sequence is ESKMPKGVLRSILGAMICFILLIIFISSSYFRLAEIEVEGNQGLSDKEIIEMTGIAEDANILSIGLDRTCDRLMQDLRIEHAEATRVFPDRIRLVVSERTPLFYAAGGYGFLEIDKKGTVLAVHRSMNRMDVPVLTGCQLSDLYVGDVVSSEELKQVTDYLSGLSDDIIKQISEINIKDPARVYAYTSDSIYIDLGPIGRLAEKAPLTNEFLGAITEDGLAVKSIHLDYTVPVMKLRR